The region GGGTCGAAGCTGCGGACCGTACGCATGATGTCGATCCCCTTGAAGTTCTCCGGCGAGTTCTCCTCGAAGATCGGCGTGTTCTGCACGGCGTCCTCGTACGGGCCCGGGGTTCCGAAGCTGTCGCGAACGCTGGCGTTCCAGGGTGTCGGCGGATACGGGTGGTAGTTGGCGATCTTGCCGTCCCGGATCACCATGTGGTGCGAAAGGACACCGCGCACGGCCTCGGTGAAGCCGCAGCCGACGCCGTCGGCGGGGACCTCGAACGGCTCCCACGTCTTGGACCGGCCCGCCCGGACCTCGGCCAGCGCCTTGTCGACGAAATGCAGTGCCGCGGCCGCGCAATACGCCTGGAAGTACGTTCGGGCGCGGTTGCGCTCGATCGCGTTGCTCCACTTAGGAATCTTCCACTCGAAGGTCGTCTCCGGCTTGGTGGCGCTCTTCGGCAGGTTGATCACCACGCTGCTGCCGGTGGAGCGCACGTAACCGCCGATGTCGACGAGGCCGGCCAGCGCGGTGCTCCACAACCGCGCGATCGGGCCGCCCCCGGTGTCCAGCGCCAGATGCTCGCTGCCGTTGAACCAGCGCGGCGACATCACCCACGAGTACTTCTCGTCGAAATCGCGCTTTTGCGGCTTCGGGATGGTGTGCTGGTTCCACGGGTGGCGGCGGTCGACCGGGTTGCCCAGCGGGTCCCGGTCGACGAACATCTCCCGGTCCTCCCAGTCCTCGTAGTAGGAACTGCCGAGCAGGATCCGGATGCCCAGGTTGATGTCGACCAGGTCGTTGGTCACCAGGTCGCCGTCGATCACGATGCCCGGGGTGACGAACATCTTGCGTCCCCAGTCGCTCATGTTCTCGTACCGGAAGTCGCAGAACTCCGGGTTGTTCAGGCTCCCCCAGCACCCCAGCATGACCCGGCGGCGGCCGACTTCCTCGTAGCCGGGCAGCGCCTCGTAGAAGAAGTCGAACAGGTCGTCGTGCATCGGCACGCAGCGCTTCATGA is a window of Saccharopolyspora phatthalungensis DNA encoding:
- a CDS encoding nickel-dependent hydrogenase large subunit; this encodes MTQTAKDDLLEMSWDPITRIVGSLGMYTKIDWSAKRVVEAYSTSSIFRGYSIFMKGKDPRDAHFITSRICGICGDNHATCSVYNQNMAYGVRPPHLGEWIINLGEAAEYMFDHNIFQENLVGVDYCEKMVRETNPGVLELAERTEAPHAGDHGYRTIADIMRSLNPLEGEFYREALQVSRLTREMFCLMEGRHVHPSTLYPGGVGTVATVQLFTDYLTRLMRYVEFMKRCVPMHDDLFDFFYEALPGYEEVGRRRVMLGCWGSLNNPEFCDFRYENMSDWGRKMFVTPGIVIDGDLVTNDLVDINLGIRILLGSSYYEDWEDREMFVDRDPLGNPVDRRHPWNQHTIPKPQKRDFDEKYSWVMSPRWFNGSEHLALDTGGGPIARLWSTALAGLVDIGGYVRSTGSSVVINLPKSATKPETTFEWKIPKWSNAIERNRARTYFQAYCAAAALHFVDKALAEVRAGRSKTWEPFEVPADGVGCGFTEAVRGVLSHHMVIRDGKIANYHPYPPTPWNASVRDSFGTPGPYEDAVQNTPIFEENSPENFKGIDIMRTVRSFDPCLPCGVHMYLGNGHVLEKLHTPHAFDGSV